One region of Mucilaginibacter gotjawali genomic DNA includes:
- a CDS encoding acetyl-CoA C-acyltransferase, which yields MRDVVIVAATRTPIGSFGGSLAGLSAPQLGAIVIKSAVEKAGLKPEQIQEVYMGNVLSANLGQAPATQAAIFAGLSYLPATTINKVCASGMKAIMLAAQSISLGQNDIVIAGGMESMSNVPYYLDKARNGYRLGNGQLTDGLIKDGLWDVYNDYHMGSAAELCAADCNISREDQDAFAIESYQRAQASQKEGKFKEEITPVELKDKKGGVTLFADDEEPAAVKFDKIPSLKPVFKKDGTVTAANASTLNDGAVALVLMSAEKAAEMGIKPMAKIVSYADAQQAPEWFTTAPSKAIPLALHRAGLSSGQIDYFEINEAFSVVSIANNRLLELDPAKVNVNGGAVALGHPLGASGARIIVTLLNVLQQNKGKFGAAGICNGGGGASAMVIENLR from the coding sequence ATGAGAGACGTAGTTATCGTTGCTGCCACCCGTACCCCTATTGGTAGTTTTGGCGGCAGTTTGGCCGGTTTATCTGCGCCGCAATTAGGCGCTATTGTTATAAAATCGGCAGTAGAAAAAGCAGGCTTAAAACCCGAACAAATACAAGAGGTTTACATGGGTAATGTACTGTCTGCCAACCTTGGCCAGGCGCCGGCAACCCAGGCGGCTATATTTGCCGGCCTTAGCTATTTACCCGCAACAACTATCAATAAAGTTTGCGCTTCGGGCATGAAAGCAATTATGCTGGCTGCGCAAAGTATTTCGCTTGGGCAAAATGATATTGTAATTGCAGGGGGAATGGAAAGCATGAGCAATGTACCCTACTACCTGGATAAAGCCCGCAACGGCTACCGGCTGGGTAACGGCCAGCTTACCGATGGGCTGATAAAAGACGGGCTGTGGGACGTTTATAATGATTACCATATGGGTTCGGCAGCAGAACTTTGCGCTGCCGATTGCAATATTAGCCGCGAAGACCAGGATGCCTTCGCTATTGAATCGTACCAAAGAGCGCAGGCTTCGCAAAAAGAGGGTAAATTCAAGGAGGAGATCACTCCTGTCGAACTAAAAGATAAAAAAGGCGGGGTAACTTTATTTGCCGATGATGAAGAGCCTGCGGCCGTAAAGTTTGATAAGATCCCGTCATTAAAACCAGTTTTTAAAAAGGATGGAACGGTAACCGCTGCCAATGCCTCGACCCTGAATGATGGTGCCGTGGCGCTGGTATTAATGAGTGCGGAGAAAGCTGCAGAAATGGGCATAAAACCAATGGCTAAAATTGTTTCTTATGCCGACGCCCAGCAGGCGCCTGAGTGGTTTACCACCGCCCCGTCAAAAGCTATTCCATTAGCATTGCACCGGGCGGGTTTATCATCGGGCCAAATCGACTATTTCGAGATCAACGAGGCATTTTCGGTTGTTTCTATCGCTAACAACCGGCTCCTGGAACTAGATCCGGCAAAAGTAAATGTGAATGGAGGCGCGGTTGCATTGGGGCACCCGCTGGGTGCCTCCGGCGCCAGGATTATCGTAACTTTACTGAACGTGCTGCAACAAAATAAAGGAAAATTCGGCGCGGCAGGAATTTGTAACGGCGGCGGCGGCGCCAGTGCAATGGTTATTGAAAATTTGCGTTAA
- a CDS encoding Arc family DNA binding domain-containing protein — MAEKKAFILRINPDVLKEIETWAGDEFRSTNGQIEYLLQQALLARKKYKSKKKDS; from the coding sequence ATGGCCGAAAAGAAAGCATTTATATTACGTATCAATCCGGACGTTTTAAAGGAGATTGAAACCTGGGCCGGAGATGAATTCAGGAGCACTAACGGCCAGATAGAATACTTGCTGCAACAGGCTTTGCTTGCGCGGAAGAAATACAAAAGCAAGAAAAAAGATTCGTAG
- a CDS encoding SPFH domain-containing protein gives MDAEKTINPPSGYAAFTLFLILLAVTIAALAFEQIAVGVICGTIDFVLVLPGLVIVNPNESKVLTLFGKYVGTVKQDGFFWVNPFTVKKKISLRAFNLNGQQLKVNDKVGNPIEIAAVIVWQIKDTANAVFAVENYLQYVNIQSEAAVRHLANSFPYDNIEDENATITLRGGAEQVSVLLEKELNERLDRAGIEVLEARISHLAYAPEIAHTMLQRQQASAIISARRLIVEGAVGMVEMALARLSEKNIVNLDEERKAAMVSNLLVVLCGDRSVNPVVNTGTLYH, from the coding sequence ATGGACGCTGAAAAAACAATCAACCCACCATCCGGCTATGCCGCGTTTACGTTATTCTTAATTTTACTGGCGGTTACCATAGCTGCACTTGCTTTTGAACAAATTGCGGTTGGCGTTATTTGCGGCACTATTGACTTTGTGCTGGTACTGCCCGGCCTGGTTATCGTAAACCCAAATGAATCAAAAGTGCTGACACTTTTTGGAAAATATGTGGGTACGGTTAAGCAGGATGGCTTTTTCTGGGTAAATCCCTTCACTGTAAAAAAGAAAATATCATTGCGTGCATTTAACTTAAATGGCCAGCAGCTAAAGGTAAATGACAAGGTTGGTAACCCGATTGAAATAGCCGCCGTAATTGTATGGCAAATAAAGGATACAGCCAACGCGGTTTTCGCGGTAGAGAATTATTTGCAGTATGTGAACATACAAAGCGAAGCAGCCGTTCGGCACCTGGCCAACTCCTTCCCTTATGATAATATAGAGGATGAAAATGCGACCATAACCCTGCGCGGCGGAGCTGAACAGGTAAGTGTTTTACTGGAAAAAGAGTTAAACGAACGCCTTGACCGCGCCGGGATAGAAGTATTGGAGGCCAGGATCTCGCACCTTGCCTACGCGCCCGAAATAGCGCATACCATGTTGCAAAGGCAGCAGGCTTCAGCCATTATATCAGCCCGCAGATTGATTGTTGAAGGCGCAGTTGGTATGGTTGAAATGGCTTTGGCACGCCTGTCTGAAAAGAATATTGTTAACCTTGATGAAGAACGCAAAGCTGCCATGGTGAGCAACCTGCTGGTTGTTTTATGCGGCGACAGAAGCGTAAACCCGGTTGTTAATACAGGAACTTTATATCATTAA